A single genomic interval of Dromiciops gliroides isolate mDroGli1 chromosome 1, mDroGli1.pri, whole genome shotgun sequence harbors:
- the DNAJB1 gene encoding dnaJ homolog subfamily B member 1 encodes MGKDYYQTLGLARGASDEEIKRAYRRQALRYHPDKNKEPGAEEKFKEIAEAYDVLSDPRKRDIFDRYGEEGLKGGGPSSGSSAGPNGASFSYTFHGDPHAMFAEFFGGRNPFDTFFGQRNGEEGMDVDDPFSNFPLGMGGFTNMNFGRPRPAQEHSRRKQDPPVTHDLRVSLEEIYSGCTKKMKISHKRLNPDGKSIRNEDKILTIEVKRGWKEGTKITFPKEGDQTSTNIPADIVFVLKDKPHNIFKRDGSDVIYPARISLREALCGCTVNVPTLDGRTIPIVFKDVIRPGMRRKVPGEGLPLPKTPEKRGDLIIEFEVNFPDRIPQSSRTVLEQILPI; translated from the exons ATGGGTAAGGATTACTACCAGACGCTGGGCCTGGCCCGGGGCGCCTCGGACGAAGAGATCAAGCGAGCCTACCGCCGGCAAGCGCTACGCTACCACCCAGACAAGAACAAGGAGCCCGGCGCCGAGGAGAAGTTCAAGGAGATCGCCGAGGCCTACGACGTGCTCAGCGACCCGCGCAAGAGGGACATCTTTGACCGCTACGGGGAGGAGG gACTGAAGGGAGGTGGCCCTAGTAGTGGTAGCAGTGCTGGTCCTAACGGTGCCTCCTTCAGCTACACTTTCCATGGGGACCCTCATGCCATGTTTGCTGAGTTCTTTGGTGGCCGCAACCCTTTTGACACCTTTTTTGGTCAACGAAACGGGGAAGAAGGCATGGACGTTGATGACCCATTTTCCAACTTCCCATTGGGTATGGGTGGCTTTACCAATATGAACTTTGGCCGACCCCGTCCAGCCCAGGAACACAGTCGCCGAAAACAGGATCCCCCGGTTACTCACGACCTTCGGGTCTCACTTGAGGAGATCTATAGTGGTTGTACCAAAAAGATGAAGATCTCCCACAAGCGGCTTAACCCCGATGGGAAGAGCATCCGCAATGAGGACAAGATCCTGACCATTGAAGTGAAAAGAGGGTGGAAAGAGGGGACCAAGATTACCTTCCCAAAAGAGGGGGACCAAACTTCAACCAACATTCCAGCTGACATTGTCTTTGTTTTAAAGGACAAGCCACACAATATATTTAAGAGAGATGGGTCTGATGTAATTTACCCAGCGAGGATCTCCCTCCGTGAG GCCCTGTGTGGCTGTACAGTGAATGTCCCAACGCTGGATGGCAGGACCATACCCATAGTGTTCAAGGATGTCATCAGGCCTGGAATGAGGCGGAAGGTTCCTGGAGAaggccttcccctccccaaaacaccAGAGAAACGTGGAGACCTCATAATTGAGTTTGAAGTGAATTTCCCTGACAGAATTCCCCAGTCTTCAAGAACCGTCCTGGAGCAGATCCTGCCTATATAG